A window of the Alnus glutinosa chromosome 4, dhAlnGlut1.1, whole genome shotgun sequence genome harbors these coding sequences:
- the LOC133865627 gene encoding uncharacterized mitochondrial protein AtMg00810-like gives MRVWTETFSPVAKLTIVRCLLALAAINNWDLHQLDVNNAFLHGDLDGEVFMKPPPGFISKEDTRSKSDYSLFTKSKCSSFMALLVYVDDIVLASNDKQVIKELTAFLHTHFKLKDLGSLKFFLGLEIARSSIGISLCQQKFALDILTDTGHLAAKPSAFPMESNAKFSALDGVLLEDPQSYRRLIGRLLYLTITRPDLTYAVHTLSQFMQAPRKPHLDAAHRILRYIKAAPGQGLFFPTSSSCHLKAFCDSDWVGCPDTRKSLTGFCVFLGDSLISWKSKKQTTVSRSSAEAEYRSMAAVCCELTWLLHLLQDF, from the exons ATGAGGGTTTGGACTGAGACATTCTCTCCGGTGGCCAAGTTGACCATTGTCCGGTGCTTGCTTGCTTTGGCAGCCATCAATAATTGGGATCTTCATCAACTCGATGTTAATAATGCTTTCTTGCATGGTGATCTCGATGGAGAAGTTTTCATGAAGCCTCCTCCTGGTTTTATCTCTAAAGAAGATACTCGG TCTAAATCTGATTACAGCTTGTTTACTAAGTCCAAATGTTCTTCCTTTATGGCACTTCTTGTTTATGTGGATGATATAGTCCTTGCCAGCAATGATAAGCAAGTTATCAAGGAACTCACTGCTTTCTTACACACTCATTTCAAACTCAAAGATTTAGGCTctttgaagttttttcttggtctGGAGATTGCTCGATCCTCTATTGGCATCTCTCtatgtcaacaaaaatttgccTTGGACATCCTCACTGATACTGGTCACTTGGCTGCTAAGCCTTCTGCTTTTCCCATGGAGTCCAATGCCAAATTTTCTGCTTTGGATGGGGTGTTGCTTGAAGATCCTCAGTCCTATCGCAGGTTGATTGGTCGGCTGCTATATCTCACTATCACAAGACCTGACTTAACCTATGCTGTTCATACTTTAAGTCAGTTCATGCAAGCTCCTCGCAAGCCTCATTTAGATGCTGCTCATCGCATTCTACGTTATATCAAGGCAGCTCCGGGTCAGGGATTGTTTTTccctacttcttcttcttgtcacTTGAAGGCGTTTTGTGACTCTGACTGGGTTGGTTGCCCTGACACCCGCAAATCCCTGACTggcttttgtgtttttctggGAGACTCCTTGATCTCTTGGAAATCAAAGAAACAAACCACAGTTTCTAGATCTTCTGCTGAGGCCGAATATCGCTCTATGGCTGCTGTTTGTTGTGAACTTACTTGGCTGCTTCATCTTCTCCAGGATTTTTAG